From the genome of Bradyrhizobium sp. ORS 278:
ATCTGTGGGGCAAAAAGCCAACCGCCAGCCTGCCTCAAACCGCTCCCTGGGGGTATGGGTCCCCGCGTTCGCGGGGACGACAGCGGAGGGTGTTGCGCGCAGTCGTGGTCAAAAGGCCGAAGTCGCGCGGCAACAACAGGTGTCGTCCCCGCGAACGCGGGGACCCATACCGCGTGATATCTCGGGGGATGTCGCTGTCAGTTGCCGACCTCACTCCCGCCGGTGGTTATGGGTCCCCGCTTTCGCCGGGACGGCGGCGGAGAGCGAGGCGGCAACTCGGCTAGATCGGCTTGCCCGCATACGGCATCGACGCCGTGAGGCCGCCGTCGACCGGGAAGGCCTGGCCGTTGACGTAGGAAGCTTCGTCGCTGGCGAGGAACAGGGCCATGGCGGCGATCTCGTGCGGCTGGCCTGCACGCTTCAGCGGATTGAGCTGACCGATCTTGCCCTCGGTGCCGCGCTCCTTGGCGCCGTCGAAGATCGGCTTGGTCATTCCGGTCTCGATCAGGCCGGGACAGACCGCGTTGATGCGCACGCCGGTGCCGGACAGCGAATAGGCGGTGGTCTGCACCAGGCTGATGACGCCGGCCTTGCTGGCGGCGTAGGGATGGCCGGAGGCGCCGGACTTCAGGCCGGCGACCGAAGCGGTGCAGACGATCGCGCCGCGCTGCTGCCGGACCATGTGCGGCATCGCGTATTTCACCGCCAGGAACGGGCCGATCAGGTTGACGCGCAGGATCTCCTGCCAGTGCTCCACGGTCTGCTCGGCGATCGGCTTCAGCCCGCCGGAGATGCCGGCATTCGCCCAGATCACGTCGAGCTTCCCATAGGTCGCCACCGCGCGATCGATGAAGCCGGAGATGTCGGCCTCGGATCCGGCGTCGGCCATCACCGCTTCCGCGATGCCGCCCTGCTGCTTCACAAGTTCGACCGTCTCCTTGACGCCTTCGGTACGATCGACCGCGATCAGCCGCGCGCCTTCCTTCGTGAACATCAGGGACGCGGCGCGGCCGATGCCGCTGCCGGCGCCGGTGATGATGACGGATTTGCCTTCGAGGCGGCCCATATTTCCTCCTGTGTCGTTGTTGATCAGTTGCGTCCCGCGCAACGGAATTCGAACGCCGTTTCAAACATGCCGGGATCGCCAAGCGGCTTGAGACGACTGATGCCTTCACGTACAGCGAGAGACGAGCCGAGGGAAGGGTGAGCGATGACGGGTGACGGGAGCAAGCCTGCCGTGATCACCACACGTTGGTGGTGGGTGCGCCACGCGCCGGTGCGCAGCGACGGTGGCAACATCTACGGCCAGTCCGATATTGCCTGCGACACCTCCGATCGCGAGGTGTTCGGAGCGGTGGCCAAGATCCTGCCGCGCAGCGCGGTGTGGTATGCGAGCAATCTGATGCGCACGCATCAGACGGCGGAGGCGATCTGGCAGGCCGGTTTTCCGCGCCCCGTTGACATGATCAAGGAAGCCGCCTTCGCCGAGCAGCATCTCGGCCAGTGGCAGGGCATGAACCGCGCGGCGTTCCTGGCGAGCCGCCCCGCCGGCAGCAACTGGTTCGCCGCCATCGACGAGCCGGCCCCGGGCGGCGAGAGCTACATGGATCTGTACACCCGCGTCACCGCCGCGATCGCGCGCATCACGGTGGCGGAAGCCGGCCGCGACGTCATCGCGGTGGGGCATGGCGGCACCATCAAGGCCGCGGTCGGGCTCGCTCTCGGCGGCCTCGTCGAGAAGGGCCTCGCCTTCGACATCGACAATTGCTCGGTGACCCGGCTCGATCACATCGTCGCGGGCGACGTCAGCACCTGGCGCCTGCCGATGGTCAATCAGCAGCCCTGGATCGCCGACGCCGCGCACAAGGCGATGCATCAGCCGGCGGGGCCGGAGGTCACGACGAGCAAGCTGGCGTGAGGACGTTTGTAGCCCGCATAAGCGTAGCGACATGCGGGTTCACCGAGAGAGCTCGTGAGACCCCGGATGTCGCTGCGCTCATCCGGGCTACGCGGTCGGGCCAGCGGCCGCCATCTCGAAGTTCACAACAACACCGTATCCTAAAGTTGGTCGATATCAGCACACCTTTCGCCACACGGCAGTGCACCCTCTCCCCTTGCCGGAGAGGGTGGTATGATCGCGGTCGCGCGATCATACCGGGTGTGCTGCGCCGTCCGACATGCCCTCTCCCCACAAGAGGAGAGGGCACATCAACTGGCACCGTAGAGGAGCAATGCCGACCGTGCGGTGCGCGTTGAACTAACAAAACCTATAACCAGGAGGAACTCCCCATGACCCTGTTCGACATGACCGGCAAGGTGGCCGTCATCACCGGCTCCACCCGCGGCATCGGGCTCGCCATTGCCGAGCGCATGGCCGAGCACGGCGCCAAGGTGGTGATCTCCTCGCGCAAGGCCGATGTCTGCGATGCCGTGGCGAAGAAGATCAACGACCGTCACGGCGCGGGTACGGCGGCCGCGGTCGCCGCCAACATCTCCAGCAAGGAGAACCTGCAGAACCTCGTCGACGAGGCCAACCGCATCTACGGCAAGATCGACGTCCTGGTCTGCAACGCCGCCTCCAATCCCTATTACGGGCCGCTGGCCGGCATCTCCGACGATCAGTTCCGGAAAATCCTCGACAACAACATCGTCGCCAACAACTGGCTGATCAGCATGGTCGTGCCGCAAATGATCGCGCGCAAGGACGGCTCTGTGATCATCGTCTCCTCGATCGGCGGCCTGAAGGGCTCGACCATCCTCGGCGCCTACGCGATCTCCAAGGCGGCCGACATGCAGCTCGCGCGCAATCTCGCCTGCGAATACGGCCCGCACAATGTGCGCGTGAACTGTATCGCGCCCGGCCTGATCAAGACCGACTTCGCCAAGGCACTGTGGGACAATCCGGAGAACCTGAAGGCCTCGACCGCCCGCTCGCCGCTGCTGCGCATCGGCATCCCCGACGAAATCGCGGGGGCCGCGGTGTTCCTGGGATCTGCCGCCGGCAACTTCATGACCGGCCAGACCATGGTGATCGACGGCGGCGCGACGATTAGTTGATCGACCGCTTTCCTCGTAACCCGCGGTGCAGCCACACCCACAATTGTCGTCCCGGCGAACGCCGGGACCCATAACCACCGGCCGGTGTGAGGCAGGCAACTGGCAGTGACATCCCTCGACAGATCACGCGGTATGGATCCCGGCGTTCGCCGGGATGGTGGTGGGTGTCGACGCATCGCGGCAAACGCGGTCGAGCTTGTAGCCCGCATGAGCGTAGCGACATGCGGGTTCACACGAGGAGCACGGGAGAACCCGGATGTCGCTTCCGCCTTCGCCCTTCGGGCTTCGGCGGACAAGTCGCTCATCCGGGCTACAAGGCGATCACTCCACCGCCGCGTACACCACGTCGCGCACCAGCGTGCGCAAATAGTCGCGCTGTCCCGGGGCCTGCGCCATGAACACGCAGAACAGCTCCTCCTTTGGGTCGATCCAGAAGAACGTTCCGGCGATGCCGCTCCAGAAGAAGGTGCCGGGCGAGCCGGGGAAGGGGGCGATGCCGGACACGCGGCGCACCGCGAAGCCGAGGCCGAAGCCGTGACCGGGGGACAGCAGGGTGCCCTGCGTCTTCACTTCGGGGCCGAGATGGTCGGAGGCCATCAGTTCGAGCGTCTTGCGGCCGACCAGCCTGACACCATCGAGGCTGCCCTTGTTGAGCAGCATCGCGCAGAACCGGGCGTAGTCCATCGTGGTCGCGACCAGACCGCCGCCGCCGGATTCCATCACCGGCTGCTCGGTCATCTTGAAAAGATTGACCGCCTCGCCGGTCCACGGGTCCTTGGCGAAGGGCTCGGCCAGCCGGCCTGCATTGGCCTCGCTGGTGAAGAAAGCGGTCTCGTTCATACCGAGGGGTTTCAAGATGCGCTCGGAGAGGAACGTGCCGAGCGACTGACCCGAGACCACCTCGAGGATGCGCCCCAGGATATCGGTCGAGCGGCTGTAGTTGAACTCCGCGCCGGGCTGGCAGATCAGCGGCAGGCCGGCCACGATCGCTGCGTGCTCAGCATTGGTGATCTTGCGGCTGCGCACCCGCGACTGCTGGTAGAGCTGGTGTACCGGCCCGGTGCCGGTGTGCTCGTACGCCAGGCCGGAGGTGTGGCGCAGCAGATCCTGCACCGTCATCGGCTGGGTGACCGGCACCAGCTCGAGCTTGCCACCATTGTCGACGCCGACCTTCTGATCGCCGAACTCGGGGATGAACTTGGCGACGGGATCGGACAGCAGGAGATCGCCGTCCTCGACCAGCATCATGATGCCCAGCGAGACGATCGGCTTGGTCATCGAAAAGATGCGGAAGATCGAATCAGGCCGCATCGGCGTGTCGGCGTCTGGGCCCTGGCGGCCGATGGCGTCGAACCAGCCGATCCGGCCGCGGCGGCCGACCAGCAGGGTCGCGCCGGGAATGGTGCCCTTGTCCGCCTCGCGCTTGAACGCATCGGACGCCCGCTGCAGCCGCGCCGGGGACAGGCCGAGCGCCTCGGGGCGCTCATCCGGCAGCGGCGGGCTCAGGGAGCGGAGCGCGGACAAGGGCGCGGTCGAGGCGGCGGGGGACGGGGTCATGGGCTCTCCCTTGGGCAGTGTTCTCTTGGGCAATGTTGTCGGTTTGCATCAAGTCTGGCGCGGAAGTTGTGGTCTGACCAGTCGATTTGCCCCATTGCACCCTTGCATTCGGGGGGAGGTCTATGCTTGAAAGCGCCCGAACCGGCGACACAGTCCCGGCTCGCTAGGAGTGTAGCTCAATTGGTAGAGCACCGGTCTCCAAAACCGGGGGTTGGGAGTTCGAGCCTCTCCACTCCTGCCAGCGAGATCAAGCACTTAACTCAAAAATCGACGAAGACGGTTTGCCCGGGGCCCGCGATGCGCGAGCCCCGAATGCGTTTTGGCGGGGCCCTATTGCTTCACGTAGGGACAATTGCCGTCCTTCAGCGGCCGGAACGCCTGGTCGCCGGGCACCTCGGCGAGCACCTTGTAATAGTCCCACGGGCCCTTCGACTCCTCCGGCTTCTTGACCTCGAACAGGAACATCGAGTGCACCATGCGGCCGTCCTCGCGGACGACGCCATTGTCGGTGAAGGCGTCGCGCACGGGGGTCTCGCGCATCTTGGCGAGCACCGGCTTGGTGTCGCGGGTACCAGCGGCCTTCACCGCGTTGAGATAGTGCAGGGTGGCGCTGTAGGTCGCGGCCTGGTTCATCGTCGGCATCCGCTTCATCTTGTCGAAGAACCTCTTGCCGAAGGCGCGGGTGCGGTCGTTGAGATCCCAATAATAGGCCTCGGTGATGATCAGGCCCTGCGCGAGCTTCAGGCCGAGGCTGTGGATGTCGGAGATGAACATCACGATGCCGGCGAGGTTCTGGCCGCCGGCGACGATGCCGAACTCGGCCGCCTGCTTGATGGTGTTGATGGTGTCGCCGCCGCCATTGGCCATGCCGATGATCTTGGCCTTGGAGGCCTGCGCCTGCAGCAGGAAGGACGAGAAGTCCTGGTTGTTGAGCGGATGCCTGGCGCTGCCGACCACCTTGCCGCCGGCCGCGCGCACGACGTCGCCGGTGTCGCGCTCGATCGAATGGCCGAACAGATAGTCGGCGGTGATGAAGAACCAGCTGTCGCCGCCGGTCTTGACGATGGCCTGGCCCACGGTGTGGGCGTTGCCGTAGGTGTCGTAGGTCCAGTGGATGGTGTAGGGCGAGCAGGATTTGCCGGTGATGTCGGAGCTCGCGGCGTCCGTCACGATCATCAGCTTCTCGAACTGCTTCGACATCTCCATGCCGGCGAGTGCGGTCGCCGAGGTCGGCATGTCGATGACCATGTCGACGGCCTCGTTCTCGTACCATTTGCGCACGATCGAGGCGGCGATGTCGGCCTTGTTCTGCGGATCGGCGCTGATCACTTCGATCGGCTTGCCGAACATGGTGCCGCCGAACTCCTCGATCGCGAGCTTGGTTGCCTCGAGATTGCCCTGGCCGCCGATGTCCGAATAGACCGACGAGAAGTCGCTGAGCACGCCGATCTTGAGCGGCGCCTGGGCGCGGGCAGGCGCGGCGGTGAGGGTGAGGGCAAGGCCGGCAAAGAGACCGACGGCGGCAAGGCACGTCCGTCCCTTGCCCGTGGCAAAGGTCATGGGTTTCCTCCTGGTTATTATTGTGCCCGCGAGCATGAGCGGCTGTCGCGGGCGCGGCAAGGGCCGGAACCGCCTCGTCACGGGCATTTCGTCTCGGCACCTGCTCAACCTGCCGTGGTGCGGAAATGGCCTGCCGCGGCACGAAAAACCGATGCGGGTCCCGGCAGGCGGGGGCTTGCCGCTGATAGGACCGGGGACACCCGGCCTGCCCATATCTTGACCTCAGGCCGCTCCGACAGTAGATATCGGGGACCTGCAGCCGGCCCGCGGATAGCGGATATCCGGCGCGGCTTTTCACTCCCCGAACAAGCGAGCCCGTGGATTCCGGCTCATCTCTCCGACAAGAGGGTGGGCAGCGGTCGGCTGTTCGGTTTTCCCAGTCAACTCTTCAATCGTCCGATGACGGACGAGGACCCCTGACGATGGCTACAAGCCCGTTCAAGTTCCTGCAGGAAGTGCGCTCGGAGACCGCCAAGGTCTCGTGGCCGAGCCGTCGCGAGGTCACCATCACCACGATCATGGTGTTCGTGATGGTGGCGCTGGCCTCGGTGTTCTTCTTCGCCGCCGATCAGATCATCCGTTATCTCATCACCCTCGTGTTGGGCATCCACTGATGGCAATCGCAACCCAATCGTCCGACAAGCGCTGGTACATCGTCCACGCCTATTCGAACTTCGAGAAGAAGGTCGCTGAGTCGATCCGCGAGCAGGCCAAGCAGCGCAATCTCGAGGATCTGTTCGAGCAGGTGCTGGTGCCGATCGAAAATGTCACCGAGGTGCGCCGCGGCCGCAAGATCAACGCCGAGCGCAAGTTCTTCCCCGGCTACGTGCTGGTGAAGATGAAGCTGACCGACGAGGCGTTTCACCTGATCAAGAACACGCCCAAGGTGACGGGCTTCCTCGGCGCCGAGAACAAGCCGATGCCGATCTCCGAAGGCGAGGCGATGCGCATCCTGAACCAGATGCAGGAAGGCGTGGAGCGGCCGAAGTCGTCGGTGTCGTTCGAGATCGGCGAGAATGTCCGCGTCGCCGACGGCCCGTTCGCCTCGTTCTCCGGCGTGGTCGAGGAAATCGACGAGGCGCGCTCTCGCCTCAAGGTCGCGGTGTCGATCTTCGGCCGCGCCACCCCGGTCGAGCTGGAGTTCAACCAGGTCGAGAAGGTGGTCGGCTAAGGCCGTAGCCCGGATGAGCGCAGCGACATCCGGGTTCCCACAGGTCTCGGCGATGATCCCGGGAGTCGCTGCGCTCGCCGGGGCTACGAAAGGGCCAGCCCTTTCCTTTTCGTCCGATCTCGTGTATCGGGCGCGCTCCGCTCCCCAAATGGGGGGCGATTTCGTTCGTGGGAGGCGCGGCCGGCTTTGCCAGCCGGATCGAAGCGCGCCGGACCACGGTCCCAAACCTCGCCCGAGGGGTTTTGTCGCCCGGAGGGTGGTGCGTTCGCATCAGGCAAACAAGCGAACGCGTTGGAGAGTCCAATGGCAAAGAAAGTAACCGGTTACCTGAAGCTTCAGGTCCCGGCCGGCGCGGCGAACCCGTCGCCCCCCATCGGCCCCGCGCTCGGTCAGCGCGGTCTCAATATCATGGAGTTCTGCAAGGCTTTCAACGCGCAGACCCAGAAGGAAGAGAAGAACACCCCGATCCCGGTGGTCATCACCATTTACGCGGACCGGTCCTTCACCTTCGAGATGAAGACCCCGCCGATGTCCTTCTTCCTCAAGCAGGCCGCCAAGATCCAGTCGGGCTCCAAGGCCCCGGGTCGTGACAAGGCCGGCAAGGTGACCAAGGCGCAGGTGCGCGAGATCGCCGAGAAGAAGATGAAGGACCTGAATTGCGACTCGATCGAGTCGGCCATGAAGATGGTCGAGGGCTCCGCCCGCTCGATGGGTTTGGAAGTTGCGGGGTAAGCGGCCATGGCACTCGGAAAGCGTTTGAAGAAGGCCCGCGAGGGCGTCGACCGCACCAAGCTCTACCCGCTTGCTGATGCGATCAAGATGATCAAGGAGCGCGCCACCTCGAAGTTCGACGAGACCATCGAGGTCGCGATCAACCTCGGCGTGGATCCGCGTCATGCCGACCAGATGGTTCGCGGCGTCGTCATGCTGCCGAACGGCACCGGCCGCACGCTGCGCGTCGGCGTGTTCGCCCGCGGCGCGAAAGCGGAAGAAGCCAAGGCCGCCGGTGCCGACGTGGTCGGTGCGGAGGACCTGGTCGAGAAGGTGCAGAACGGCAACATCGACTTCGACCGTTGTATCGCCACTCCCGACATGATGCCGCTGGTCGGCCGTCTCGGTAAGGTGCTCGGTCCGCGCGGCATGATGCCGAACCCGAAGATCGGCACGGTGACCATGGACGTTACCGGCGCCGTCAAGGGTGCAAAGGGCGGCTCGGTCGAGTTCCGCGTCGAGAAGGCCGGCATCATCCAGGCCGGCGTCGGCAAGGCCTCGTTCACTGAGGACAAGCTGGTGGAGAACATCAAGGCGCTGGCGGACGCGGTCGTGAAGGCCAAGCCGGCAGGCGCCAAGGGCACCTACGTCCAGCGCGTCGCCGTCTCGTCGACGATGGGCCCGGGCGTCAAGGTCGAGCCGGGCACCGTGCTCGCCTAAGCGGCCAAGCATGAGCTAGATTAGGAAGGGCGGGATCGTTCAACGATCCCGCCCTTCGCATTTCGTGGTACCATCCGGCATGCTCGACAAAGTCCTGATCTACTCCCGCCTACCAAAGTCGATGACCCAGCGGTTTTCCGATCGCTTCGACCTTCTCGACACCGGCGGCAAGCCGGCGCGTGAGGTGTTTTCAGCGGAGGAGGTGGCACAGGTCCGGGCGCTGATCACGGCGGGTGCGACGCCGCTCGCGGCCGAGCAAATGGACCGGCTGCCGGCACTCGGGGCGATCGTCTGCTACGGCACCGGCTATGACGGGGTCGACCTGAAGGCGGCGGCGGCGCGCAATATCGCGGTCGGTCACAGCCCCGGCGCTAATGCCGCGGCGGTGGCCGACGTCGCGGTCATGCTGATGCTGGCGAGCACGCGGCGGCTGGTCGTCGCCGACGCCTATGTCCGCGACGGCGGCTGGGCCGGGGCGAAGCCGTCGCCGCTGATGAGGCCGCCGCCGAGCCTCGCTGGCTGCAAGGTCGGCGTCTACGGCATGGGCGCGATCGGCCGCAAGATCGCCGCTCGCGTCGCCGCGTTCGAGACCGAAGTCGGGTATTTCAATCGCACCCGCTATGACGACCTGCCGTACCAGTATGTCTCGAGCCTGGATGCGCTCGCCGAGTGGTGCACCGTGCTGATGGTCGCGGTGCGCGCCAGCGCCGAGACGACCCACGTGGTCAATGCGCATCTGCTGAAGAAGCTCGGCCCGGACGGCCACGTCATCAACATCTCGCGCGGCTCGGTCATCGACCAGCAGGCACTGGTCGCGGCGCTGAAGGACGGCACCATTGCAGGGGCCGGGCTCGACGTGTTCGAGAAGGAACCTCATGCGCCGGATGAACTGACGGCGCTTCCGAATGTCGTGGTGACACCCCATATCGGCGGCAACACCCGTGAGTCGCATGTGGCGATGCAGGCCTGCGTGGTAGCCAATCTCACGGCTTTCTTCGTCGGCGAGAAGCTGCCTTACGCGGTATCCGCATCCTCGGGGGCCTATGAGCGAGTTTAGGAGCTCTTAGCAGGTGGGTCGTGCCGCTAATTGGTGCGATTTTTGCCCTAGGGGGTCTTGGCAATCCGTCATCGACCCGTTAAAGAACCGGCTTCCGGGCGGGTCGGCTGTTGCCGGCGCGCCTGTGCGCGCATTCCGAAAGACGTGGAGAGCCAGCATTCCTTTTGAGGATATCCTTCAGGATTTCTCGGAAGGAAGAAGGATCTTTCTGCTCTCGAAATGCCGCAGGGGAGGTCGGTCAGCCGATCCCCCGAATCCTGTCCGAGACTGCAGGCGCCGGCGCGGAAATCCAATTTCCTCAATGGCTTAATCATCCAGCCTGCATAGACGGGTGAAGACCGGATTTCGGCATGTCCACTGCGCTGGTCGTTGTGGCATGCAGGTTTGGTTCGAACCTCGACACTCCCCGGGCCCAAAAGGCCGCGTGGAAGGGCAGGCTATTCGTCGCCGTTTTGCCTTGCGTGTCCTCGGGGTCATCGGTCCGGAGGTCAGGTTTGGCGGGCGGCGGGTGCAACCCGGCGGTCCCGCTTTCGGGCGAAGGCCGCCAACCGGAGAGAGCTTGCTGTGGAACGAGCGGCAAAAAAAGAGGCGGTCGAGCAACTGCACGAGGTCTTCAAGACCACGGGCGTTGCCGTCGTCGCTCACTATTCCGGCCTTACCGTGGCTCAGATGCAGAACCTGCGCAAGCAGATGAAGCAGGCTGGCGCATCGGTGAAGGTCTCGAAGAACCGTCTCGCCAAAATTGCTCTTGAAGGCACGGACGTCGTCGGCATCGGCCCCCTGTTAAAGGGACCGACCGTGATCGCAACTTCGAACGATCCTGTCGCGGCGCCCAAGGTTGCCATCGAATTCGCCAAGGCGAACGAAAAGTTCGTCATCCTCGGCGGCTCGATGGGCTCAACCGTCCTGAATGTCGACAGCGTCAAGGCTCTCGCCTCGCTGCCGTCGCTGGACGAACTGCGCGGCAAGCTCGTCGGCCTGATCCAGGCTCCGGCGACCAAGCTGGCCCAGCTCGCCAACGCTCCCGCGGCCAAGGTCGCGCGCGTCATTCAGGCTCATGCCTCAAAGGGCGAAGCGGCCTGACGCCCTTCGCAAACACTCACAACCTGGTTTCGAACCGAATCAAATCAAGGAAGTACTCTAATGGCTGACCTGCAGAAGATCGTCGACGACCTCTCGTCCCTCACCGTTCTCGAGGCCGCTGAGCTCGCAAAGCTCCTGGAAGAGAAGTGGGGCGTGTCCGCCGCGGCCGCCGTGGCCGTCGCCGCTCCGGGCGGTGGTGGCGCCGCTGCCGCTCCGGCGGAAGAGAAGACCGAGTTCACCGTTGTCCTGGCTTCGGCCGGCGACAAGAAGATCGAGGTCATCAAGGAAGTCCGCGCCATCACCGGCCTGGGCCTGAAGGAAGCCAAGGACCTCGTCGAGGGTGCTCCGAAGCCGGTCAAGGAAGGCGTCAACAAGGAAGAGGCCGAGAAGATCAAGGGTCAGCTCGAGAAGGCTGGCGCCAAGGTCGAGCTCAAGTAATCGGCGATTTCCGGCGGAGCGCACCGTGGCCTCATGGCTCGGCGGGGCGCTTCCCGGCGATTTCGGTGACCGGGTGGTAAGATCGCCCGGTCATCGTAATGACAAAGACGTTTGCGGGGGTATCCGGATCGGCCGGAATCATTGCAAAAGGCGTGCAACGGTTCAGTCCGTTGCGAGCCGAACACGGAAAAGTGTGGAGATTTGGGGACGTCGCTCTCGAATCTCGACTAATGTCAACCCATATTGGGTCGGCAGCACGAAAAGCCGGTTTTGGCGATGGAGTGGCGTCTCCGTCGTAAGCCGTTGGGAGATAGGCAATTTCGGGCTTTTGCAGTC
Proteins encoded in this window:
- the rplJ gene encoding 50S ribosomal protein L10; the encoded protein is MERAAKKEAVEQLHEVFKTTGVAVVAHYSGLTVAQMQNLRKQMKQAGASVKVSKNRLAKIALEGTDVVGIGPLLKGPTVIATSNDPVAAPKVAIEFAKANEKFVILGGSMGSTVLNVDSVKALASLPSLDELRGKLVGLIQAPATKLAQLANAPAAKVARVIQAHASKGEAA
- the rplK gene encoding 50S ribosomal protein L11, translated to MAKKVTGYLKLQVPAGAANPSPPIGPALGQRGLNIMEFCKAFNAQTQKEEKNTPIPVVITIYADRSFTFEMKTPPMSFFLKQAAKIQSGSKAPGRDKAGKVTKAQVREIAEKKMKDLNCDSIESAMKMVEGSARSMGLEVAG
- a CDS encoding SDR family NAD(P)-dependent oxidoreductase; the encoded protein is MTLFDMTGKVAVITGSTRGIGLAIAERMAEHGAKVVISSRKADVCDAVAKKINDRHGAGTAAAVAANISSKENLQNLVDEANRIYGKIDVLVCNAASNPYYGPLAGISDDQFRKILDNNIVANNWLISMVVPQMIARKDGSVIIVSSIGGLKGSTILGAYAISKAADMQLARNLACEYGPHNVRVNCIAPGLIKTDFAKALWDNPENLKASTARSPLLRIGIPDEIAGAAVFLGSAAGNFMTGQTMVIDGGATIS
- a CDS encoding SDR family NAD(P)-dependent oxidoreductase, producing the protein MGRLEGKSVIITGAGSGIGRAASLMFTKEGARLIAVDRTEGVKETVELVKQQGGIAEAVMADAGSEADISGFIDRAVATYGKLDVIWANAGISGGLKPIAEQTVEHWQEILRVNLIGPFLAVKYAMPHMVRQQRGAIVCTASVAGLKSGASGHPYAASKAGVISLVQTTAYSLSGTGVRINAVCPGLIETGMTKPIFDGAKERGTEGKIGQLNPLKRAGQPHEIAAMALFLASDEASYVNGQAFPVDGGLTASMPYAGKPI
- a CDS encoding serine hydrolase, producing MTPSPAASTAPLSALRSLSPPLPDERPEALGLSPARLQRASDAFKREADKGTIPGATLLVGRRGRIGWFDAIGRQGPDADTPMRPDSIFRIFSMTKPIVSLGIMMLVEDGDLLLSDPVAKFIPEFGDQKVGVDNGGKLELVPVTQPMTVQDLLRHTSGLAYEHTGTGPVHQLYQQSRVRSRKITNAEHAAIVAGLPLICQPGAEFNYSRSTDILGRILEVVSGQSLGTFLSERILKPLGMNETAFFTSEANAGRLAEPFAKDPWTGEAVNLFKMTEQPVMESGGGGLVATTMDYARFCAMLLNKGSLDGVRLVGRKTLELMASDHLGPEVKTQGTLLSPGHGFGLGFAVRRVSGIAPFPGSPGTFFWSGIAGTFFWIDPKEELFCVFMAQAPGQRDYLRTLVRDVVYAAVE
- a CDS encoding ABC transporter substrate-binding protein — translated: MTFATGKGRTCLAAVGLFAGLALTLTAAPARAQAPLKIGVLSDFSSVYSDIGGQGNLEATKLAIEEFGGTMFGKPIEVISADPQNKADIAASIVRKWYENEAVDMVIDMPTSATALAGMEMSKQFEKLMIVTDAASSDITGKSCSPYTIHWTYDTYGNAHTVGQAIVKTGGDSWFFITADYLFGHSIERDTGDVVRAAGGKVVGSARHPLNNQDFSSFLLQAQASKAKIIGMANGGGDTINTIKQAAEFGIVAGGQNLAGIVMFISDIHSLGLKLAQGLIITEAYYWDLNDRTRAFGKRFFDKMKRMPTMNQAATYSATLHYLNAVKAAGTRDTKPVLAKMRETPVRDAFTDNGVVREDGRMVHSMFLFEVKKPEESKGPWDYYKVLAEVPGDQAFRPLKDGNCPYVKQ
- a CDS encoding 2-hydroxyacid dehydrogenase codes for the protein MLDKVLIYSRLPKSMTQRFSDRFDLLDTGGKPAREVFSAEEVAQVRALITAGATPLAAEQMDRLPALGAIVCYGTGYDGVDLKAAAARNIAVGHSPGANAAAVADVAVMLMLASTRRLVVADAYVRDGGWAGAKPSPLMRPPPSLAGCKVGVYGMGAIGRKIAARVAAFETEVGYFNRTRYDDLPYQYVSSLDALAEWCTVLMVAVRASAETTHVVNAHLLKKLGPDGHVINISRGSVIDQQALVAALKDGTIAGAGLDVFEKEPHAPDELTALPNVVVTPHIGGNTRESHVAMQACVVANLTAFFVGEKLPYAVSASSGAYERV
- the rplL gene encoding 50S ribosomal protein L7/L12; the encoded protein is MADLQKIVDDLSSLTVLEAAELAKLLEEKWGVSAAAAVAVAAPGGGGAAAAPAEEKTEFTVVLASAGDKKIEVIKEVRAITGLGLKEAKDLVEGAPKPVKEGVNKEEAEKIKGQLEKAGAKVELK
- the secE gene encoding preprotein translocase subunit SecE, producing MATSPFKFLQEVRSETAKVSWPSRREVTITTIMVFVMVALASVFFFAADQIIRYLITLVLGIH
- a CDS encoding histidine phosphatase family protein, which codes for MTGDGSKPAVITTRWWWVRHAPVRSDGGNIYGQSDIACDTSDREVFGAVAKILPRSAVWYASNLMRTHQTAEAIWQAGFPRPVDMIKEAAFAEQHLGQWQGMNRAAFLASRPAGSNWFAAIDEPAPGGESYMDLYTRVTAAIARITVAEAGRDVIAVGHGGTIKAAVGLALGGLVEKGLAFDIDNCSVTRLDHIVAGDVSTWRLPMVNQQPWIADAAHKAMHQPAGPEVTTSKLA
- the rplA gene encoding 50S ribosomal protein L1, producing the protein MALGKRLKKAREGVDRTKLYPLADAIKMIKERATSKFDETIEVAINLGVDPRHADQMVRGVVMLPNGTGRTLRVGVFARGAKAEEAKAAGADVVGAEDLVEKVQNGNIDFDRCIATPDMMPLVGRLGKVLGPRGMMPNPKIGTVTMDVTGAVKGAKGGSVEFRVEKAGIIQAGVGKASFTEDKLVENIKALADAVVKAKPAGAKGTYVQRVAVSSTMGPGVKVEPGTVLA
- the nusG gene encoding transcription termination/antitermination protein NusG is translated as MAIATQSSDKRWYIVHAYSNFEKKVAESIREQAKQRNLEDLFEQVLVPIENVTEVRRGRKINAERKFFPGYVLVKMKLTDEAFHLIKNTPKVTGFLGAENKPMPISEGEAMRILNQMQEGVERPKSSVSFEIGENVRVADGPFASFSGVVEEIDEARSRLKVAVSIFGRATPVELEFNQVEKVVG